The Sediminicola sp. YIK13 genomic sequence TGCCATTTGGCAAATACTTCTGTAAGGTGGTGTAAAGTTTATCCTGAATTTCATTATCTACTTCTATTCCCTCTACATCTACTTTGTAAGCTGTTGTAACTTTAATTTGGTTGGCCTCACCAAAGGTTTTCACATTGGTTCCACTTCCAAATACAGTGGTAAGTTCAGAAGCAATTTCTGATGGGTTAACCACTTTTTCAAAACGAATTTGATAAGAACGTCCTCCTACGAAATCCACACCTTGCTGTAACCCTTGTGTAAATAAGGAGAATAAGCCTATCAATACCAAGACAGAAGAAAATATGTAAGAAATTTTCCTTTTGCTCAAGAAATTAATATTGGCATTCTTGAATAAGTTCTTGGTAATTGGAGTAGAGAAATCCAATGTTCTTCCCTTACCAGAAATGTACCAGTCTACCAACAATCTTGTAATGAAAATTGCTGTAAACAATGAGGTTAAGATACCGATGATCAATGTAGTTGCAAAACCTTTAATAGGTCCTGTTCCGAAGATCAAGAGGATTAAAGCCGTAAGACCGGTTGTGATGTTGGCATCCAAAATGGAAGATAGCGCGTTGCTAAATCCATCTGCTACAGCCAGACTTTTCCCTTTACCTTTTGCCAATTCTTCTTTGATACGCTCAAAGATAAGAACGTTCGCATCCACAGACATACCTATGGTCAATACAATACCGGCAATTCCAGGTAACGTTAATACCGCATTTAAACTTGCCAAGACACCAAAGATCAGAACGATGTTAAGTATCAAAGCAATATTTGCAAACGCACCACCTTTACCGTAGTAGAAGATCATCCAAAGCAATACGAAGGCCATGGCTATCAAGAAGGACATAAAGCCACTATCAATAGCTTCTTGTCCCAGCGATGGTCCAACAATTTCTGATTGAATGATATCCGCTGAAGCAGGTAATTTACCAGCTCTTAGAACATTTGAAATATCTTTTGTCTCATTTACAGTGAAGTCCCCAGTAATTTCAGAACGACCTCCAGAAATAGGTCCTGTTGAAACTCCAGGAGCGGTATATACTTTATTATCCAGTACAATGGCAATCCCTGTTTGGTTGTTAAAAGCATCACCTGTAAGTTTTTCCCATTCTTTAGCACCTGTAGTGTTCATGGTCATGGACACGGCTGGTCTGTTGAACTGGTCAAAATCTGCCCGAGCGTCGCTTACCACATCCCCACTTATTCTTGGTGTTCCATCGCGATTGGATTTTAAGGCATATAAATCAACAACTTCTGAACCTTCAGTTGGACGTTCCCATACAAATTTCACGAATTGGATGTCTGCAGGAATCAATCGACGGATTTCCTTCATTCTCAAATACTCCCCTACTTTAGCAGTATCCTTAATGGCTACGCTAACCAAAGCATTTCCGCCTGGATTGGAAGGTAATAATAGACTGAATAACGGATTAACATCCTGAGAAAGGTCCAATGAATCTTGTGCAACGTCAGATAACAAAGAATCTAATTCTGTTTCTGGTTTTGGAGCTTGTTCCACATTCTCTGTAACTACCAAGGTCTTAAGCTTCTCGTTTGCATTCTGCAAGAATGTACTTAAACTAGGATTGCTTTGCTTGTATGTTTCCCAGAACTCTAATTGTGCTGTACTTGAAAGTAGGTCCTGAGCCCTAGCTATATCTCTAGCCCCTGGCAATTCTACCAATATACGCCCTGAATTTCCTTCACGTTGTATGTTTGGTTGGGTAACCCCAAAACCATCAATACGCTCACGAAGTACTTCGAAGGCGGAAACTATAGATTCGTCAATTTTAGTTCTAATGATCGGTTTAACCTCAGCATCCGACATTTGGAAATTGATCACATCACTCAACCCTTTATTTGCGAAAATATCGGGTGATGCCAACTTTGAATCCCCTTTATTGGCTTCAAAAGCCTCAAAAAACAATTCCAAATAGGTGTCATCACTATTTTTGGAAGCAGCATCTGCATCAGCAAGTGATTTATTGAACGCAGGGTTTTTAGTATTGTTGGCAAGGCCTTTCAAAATATCCTTTACAGATATTTGCAAGGTTACGTTGATACCCCCTTTAAGGTCCAATCCTTTGTTCAACTCCTTCTTTTTAGCCTCATCGTAGGTGGTATACCCAAGAATAGGATTCTCTCCAATTGAGTCTAAATACCTGGCTTCCAAGGCATCTCTCTTAGCTGCGTACCCTTCTTCCGATTCAGGGATACTGTTAGCAGCAAAAACTTTTGCGTCCTTTTCAATTTTACTGGTAATAAAAGTGTAGGATAGCTGATAAATACTAACAATCCCAAACAAGAAAGCAAAAAGCTTTATAAGTCCTTTATTTTGCATTAGTTATTGTGTTAATTTTTGGTGTTTTTTAATAGCGAGCAAATATATCATTTCCCATAGGAACTAACAATATATTTATTTAGATTTATAAAATAAGGGCATCCACCATGGGTGAACGCCCTTATTTTAACAAATTATCAGAGATGCATTAAACGTCTAAAAGTCCGTTGGTAGCTCTTACCCCAACCGCGCTTTCTTGCATTTTGGCTTTTTCGGCATCATTCAAATCAATTGCAACGATTTTCTCTATTCCGTTTCTGCCCAATATTACAGGCACTCCTATACATATATCTTTTAGGCCGTATTCCCCATCGAGCATCACTGAACAAGGGAACATTTTCTTTTGATCGCATGCAATTGCCTGTACCAAAGATGAAACGGCAGCACCTGGGGCATACCAGGCACTCGTACCCAACAATTTTGTCAAGGTAGCACCACCTACTTTTGTATCTTCGGCTACCTGCGACAATCTATCCTCGGATAAAAATTCAGAAACTTTTACACTGTTTCTGGTAGCATGTCTTGTTAAAGGAACCATTCCGGTATCACTATGGCCACCTATAACCATTCCATCAACATCAGAAATAGGAGCTTCCAAAGCTTCGGCCAAACGATATTTGAACCTTGCGCTATCTAAAGCCCCACCCATACCAATAATTCTATTTTTAGGCAATCCAGTGCTCTTATGAACCAAATAGGCCATAGTATCCATTGGGTTACTAACCACAATCAAAATGACGTTGGGAGAATGTTTGATAAGGTTGGAAGAAACCGTCTTCACGATCCCAGCATTAATACCTATCAATTCTTCTCTGGTCATTCCTGGTTTTCTAGGAATTCCAGAAGTGATCACTGCTATATCGCTTCCGGCTGTTTTGGAATAATCATCCGTTACACCAACAATTTTGGTGTCAAAGCCATTTAAAGAAGCTGTTTGCATCAAGTCCATGGCCTTCCCTTCGGCAAACCCCTCCTTAATATCCAATACTACTACTTCTGATGCGAAATTTTTAATAGCTATGTACTCTGCGCAACTTGCGCCTACAGCACCTGCCCCAACTACGGTTACTTTCATTATATCGATTTTTTTTAGTGTGATTCTTAGAGGTTCAAAAATACTGATTTAAAAAATAATAGCTCAGGGATAGCCCTATATATTTTGGAATAATTACTTCAAAGTACCCTTCTTCTCAGAATTTCTCAAAATTGTTAAAAAATTCTGCGGTTCATCGAGAATTGAGAGAATTTGAAGTCGTTCATCGAATTTTTACAATAGCCCCACAAAAAAGTACGTTAACCTAAGACCCGAATCCTACAAAACCTAATTATGAAAAAGTTTGCACTTTTCATGGCTATGGCAGTTTTGTTGACCATTTTTGCCTGCTCTAAAATAGCAGAAAACAATGACCCCGTAATTGGGATCTGGTCCGATGAAACCATATCTGCGAAAACAAGTACCAAAGGCCCTACAGGGCGACAAGAATGGATCTTTAATGACGCCTATCTAGGTAGGTACCACAATTATCAAGGACATGAAATCAAAGTCCAAACCGATTTTAAATGGAAAAAGACCGATGATGTTTACATCATTTCCTATCCAGGAACAGATTTCAAGGATGATATTGTGACCATGGAAGAATCCGAAGAAGGCATTGTTTTATTGGCAATCGAAGAGGAAGAAATCCTTGCCGTGCGGGAATAAAAATAGTTTTTAAAATATTAAAAGTGCTCCAGTTAACGTTCTGGAGCACTTTTTTTTGCACATACCAAGACTCCTATTGTCCATTGAATTAAATGGACCCCATTTACTTATTATCCTTTCTATATAAAATCAAATAGGCTGGAATAGCTATCTCTAGAGATATTTATGATCTCCAAACAATAATCTTACACACTTACCAAGCTCTCCTTATTCCTTAATACAACACTGGCAGTGATATTCAATTATATATGGGATAGTCGACAAATTATACATAGCATCCCTGTAAACCTGCACAGCTTGCCTTTTTTAATGTCAATTGAGACTTTTGATGGGTTGCTTGATGATTAAAAACAAAAAGGGCGCGAAGATATCTTCGCGCCCTTTTTGTATGAATACATTTCGTTCTCTACCTAAACCCGAAGTTGACACCAACCGCTAGGTTGTTGAATTCAGCAAGGGTATAATCCACGTTCAACCTAAAGAAGCCCAGTTTCAATTTGGTTCCAATACTAGCTGTAACCCCACTTACTTCCGTTTGGAAAGAAAAAGGATCTGTATAGGTTTGGGATTGAAAAGGGCCTGACTGCACCCTATAGGTTCCCAAGATATCCGTATTGGATTTTCCTGTCATATACCCTAATCCACCATAAAAATTAATAATGGGAAGTTTAGTGGATACCACTGCTTGAAATGCCCAAGTATCCATATTGGTGTCTACTTTTTGATTCTCTCCCTGCACCACATTGGTATTGGTAAAATCATAGGTGCCACTCAAATGGGTATATCCCACCACGGCAGAAACGGCTATTGGCAATACTTTATCTGCAGGCAAGTGTTTTGTCAGTTCGTGTTGAATCCCAACACCGTATAAGCCTACGGACACATCTTCGGTTTCTATTTTTGGCAAGAACCTAACCTTAACCTCAGTGCCTTTGATAAGTCCCATACTCACCTGTAAATAAGCGGAAGGCACAAAATTAACTCCTTCAGCGGCCAATCCGGAAGGAAGATCAAATTCCTCTCTGGTAGTTACCCCTGGGGCAACCTCTCCTTCAACAAAGACCCTTACACCCTCAATATCACCTAATGCCGTTGAAACGGTTCTGGAGGTACTCCCATCTACAAATTGTAAATTTTCATAATCGGCGGTGTTCAGTACAAAGGACTGTTTATCTTCCTTATTCTTAAAAGAGGTCATGTTACCAATGATGGATATTTCAAATCCCAACAATGGTTTGGCATCTGCAGTATTGTACCATCCGTTGGAAATACTGTACAGCGCTCCTTCGGAGACTGGATTTAAATAATCATTCAGAAATTGTTCTGCATCATCTATTCCGGCAGCAAAAATATCATTTGGATTGGACTGTGCAGAACTGACCATAGCGGTGGTCAAACATAGTAGCAAAAGTATTTTTTTCATCTAATTGGGGTTTTTTTTACTTTACATATAACCCAAAAAGATGAAAATAATTGTGCTGAAAGTGGTGTTATCAAATAAAAAAGTGACTTAAATCAAAAAACTCGCACGGAAGGTGCGAGTTTTTATTGTAAACCTATTTTCTTATTATGCGTCAATATTGGCATAAACAGCATTTTTCTCAATGAATTCCCTTCTTGGGGGAACCTCATCACCCATTAACATGGAAAAGACCCTATCGGTTTCCGTAGCATTGTCTATGGTGATCTGCCTAAGTGTTCTGAATTCAGGATTCATTGTGGTATCCCACAACTGTTCTGCGTTCATCTCTCCAAGACCTTTATAACGTTGAATCCCAACACTACCATTGAAACTCTCTGCTATCTCATCACGCTCCTTATCGGACCATGCATAGCGTTTTTTAGTACCTTTTTTCACCAAATAAAGCGGTGGTGTTGCGATATAAACGTGACCTCCTTCGATCAACTCCCTCATATAACGGAAGAAGAAAGTAAGGATCAACGTTTCAATATGGCTACCATCAACATCGGCATCACACATGATGACTACCTTATGATATCTCAATTTATCCAAGTTCAAGGCCTTGCTATCTTCCTCGGTCCCAATGGTTACCCCAAGGGCCGTGTAGATGTTCTTGATCTCTTCGTTTTCAAAAACCCTGTGTTGCATGGCTTTTTCTACATTCAGAATCTTACCACGCAAAGGAAGGATCGCTTGAAAATTACGGTCCCTACCTTGTTTGGCCGTACCCCCTGCCGAATCTCCCTCTACCAGGAATACTTCACAAAGAGCAGGATCCTGTTCGGAACAATCCGATAGTTTCCCAGGAAGTCCACCTATGCTCATTACCGTTTTACGCTGCACCATTTCCCGTGCTTTGGTAGCGGCATGTCTTGCTTGTGCTGCCAGGATCACTTTCTGAACGATGATTTTGGCATCTTCAGGGTTTTCTTCAAGATAATCGGTCAACATTTCAGATACTGCCTGACTTACAGCTGCAGATACTTCCCTGTTCCCTAATTTCGTCTTGGTCTGTCCTTCAAATTGTGGTTCTGCCACCTTTACGGAAACAATGGCCGTAAGACCTTCCCTAAAGTCGTCCCCTTGAACCTCAAACTTCAATTTTTCCAACATTCCTGAAGCATCGGCATACTTCTTTAAGGTAGTGGTCAGACCCCTTCTAAAACCAGAAAGGTGCGTACCTCCTTCATGGGTATTGATATTGTTTACATAAGAGTGTAAGTTCTCCGTATAGGATGTATTGTAGACCATGGCTACTTCTACGGGAATTTCGTTCTTTTCCCCTTCCATGGCGATAACAGTCTTAATTAGAGGCTCTCGGTTTCCATCTAGAAACTTGATAAACTCTTTTAGTCCTTCTTCCGAATAGAAACGTTCACTTACATACTCCCCTTTGTCATCTTTTTGACGTTTATCCGTCAAAGTAATAGCTACGCCTTTGTTCAAAAAGGACAGCTCACGCATCCTATTTGCCAAGGTTTCATAACTAAATTCTATGGTTTGGGTAAAGATTGAATCATCAGGAGAAAATGTCACTACCGTACCCCTTTCATCAGTTTCACCGATACTTTTTACAGGATACAAGGCTTTACCTCTTTCATACTCCTGCTCCCATATAACACCATCCCTATAGACCGTAGCCCTAAGGTGGTTGGAAAGTGCATTTACTACCGATACCCCAACACCGTGAAGTCCACCGGAAACCTTGTAGGAATCTTTATCAAATTTACCACCGGCACCAATTTTGGTCATTACGACCTGCAGGGCAGATACTCCTTCCTTTTTGTGAAGGTCTACGGGTATACCCCTACCGTTATCTTTTGTGGTTATAGAATTATCTTCGTTTATAATAACAGAAATGGTATCACAGTGACCCCCCATGGCCTCATCAATGGAGTTATCCACTACCTCATATACCAAATGGTGAAGTCCCCTAACACCTACATCCCCAATATACATGGAAGGACGCATACGCACATGCTCCATTCCCTCTAGGGCCTGAATACTATCTGCTGAATAATTGTTCTTTTTTTGCTCTCCTTTATTTGCTTCTTCGCTCATAAATTAATGGTTGTTTCATTGTAATTTTAGCAATCCTACAAATATAAGCAATACCCCTCAGATTACGGTTTTTATACCCCTTATAGCCCTTTAAGTTATCAACAAAAATTGTGGAAAATGTAGGTAACCCTCAAAAATTTGAGAATTACGCTTAAAATAGCTTAAAACAGGTCCAAATGGAGAAATTTATACTGTTTCTTTAAATCATAAATAACACAAACAAAAGAAGCACCTTTAAAAGGCGCTTCTTAAGGACTAATTATAATTAAAAACTGACTAAAAAACAGCTTGCTAATTCAAACTACTAAAATAGTTACTTCTGATAGGCATCGGAATGTACTTTTGCCACTGCCCTACCCGAAGGATCGTTCATGTTCTTAAAGGCCTCATCCCACTCCAAAGCCACAGGCGTACTGCATGCCACAGAAGGTACCGATGGCACACATAATGCGGCCGCATCGGAAGGGAAATGGGATTCGAAGATTGTTCTGTAATAGAACTCCTCCTTACTGGTTGGCGTCTGCAAAGGAAATCTGTATTTGGCATTTGCAAATTGCTCATCCGTTATCTCCCTGTTGACCATCTCTTTCAAGGTATCGATCCAGCTATATCCTACCCCATCCGAGAATTGTTCCTTTTGTCTCCAGGCCACGCTCTCTGGAAGCATGTCCTCAAATGCTTTACGGACCACCCATTTCTCCATGCGTTCCCCATTGATCATCTTATCTTTTGGGTTGATGCGCATGGCAACATCCATAAACTCTTTATCCAAAAATGGAACCCTGCCTTCAATTCCCCAAGCTGCCAGTGATTTGTTGGCCCTTAGGCAATCGTACATATGCAACTTGTCTAATTTACGGACTGTTTCCTCATGGAAATCCTTAGGACTTGGTGCCTTATGAAAATACAAGTATCCACCGAAAAGCTCATCTGCTCCTTCTCCCGATAGCACCATTTTAATTCCCATGGATTTTATTACCCTAGCCATTAGATACATAGGCGTTGAAGCTCTAATGGTAGTGATATCATAGGTTTCCAGGTTGTAGACCACATCCTTAATGGCATCCAGACCTTCCTGGATGGTAAATTTTATTTCGTGATGTATGGTTCCAATATGTTTTGCCACTTTCTGTGCCGCTGCCAAATCCGGAGATCCTTCCAATCCTACTGAGAAGGAGTGCAATTGTGGCCACCAAGCTTCAGTGGTATCATCGGACTCAATTCTCTTTTGTGAATATCTCTTTGCAATGGCAGAAGTAACTGAAGAATCCAACCCGCCAGAAAGCAAAACCCCGTAAGGCACATCAGACATCAACTGCCTGTGGACAGCTGCCTCTAGGGCAACCTTAATTTCGTCTATACTGGTCTTGTTTTCTTTTACCGCTTCATAATCCATCCAATCCCTGGAATACCAACGTTTCAATTCCCCATCTTTACTGTGCAAGTAATGCCCTGGAGGAAAAAGTTCAATTTTTGTACAGGTACCTTCCAAAGCTTTTAATTCAGAAGCCACATAGAACGTTCCGTTTTGGTCCCATCCCATATACAGAGGAATAATACCCATATGGTCCCTGGCCACAAAATACTCATCTTTCTCAGCGTCGTAAATTGCAAAACCAAAAATCCCGTTCATCTCATCCAAGAATTCTGCCCCTTTTTCCTTATAAAGAGCCAAGATAACCTCACAGTCAGATTCGGTCTGAAAATTGTAGGTGCCTTCAAATTGCTTGCGCAGTTCCCTGTGGTTGTATATTTCACCATTGGCGGCAAGTATTAATTTTTTGTCTTCACTAACCAAGGGTTGTTTTCCGGAAGCCGGATCTACAATAGCCAAACGCTCATGGGCCAAAATAGCCTTGTCGTCTGAATATATCCCGCTCCAATCTGGACCCCTGTGCCTCACTTTTTTGGACATTTCCAATAATTGAGGTCTTAACACTTCTGTGCTCTCCTTAACATCAAACGCACAAACTATTCCACACATAACAATGAATTTATATCAATTATAAAGCAAAGATGCACTTAATGTTTCATTCGTAAAACACAAAATACAATATAGGTTACAATATGTAACAATATATAATAATTAACAATACATATATAACCAACCAAGACTAAACTGGCTTTTAATAAGAACATTTTGTAAGTTCATGAAACTTTTCCGACATTTATAAGCGCAAACAATGGATACTCCATTTACGTTATAACTAACATATTTTCAACAATGAAAAAATTAATCACACTAGCCGTTATTGCATTAGCTTTTACTTTCACTTCAGCTACTGCACAAAAGTTCAGTGGCATGGACAAGAGTCCAGCTGACATCGCAGCGTACCCATCGAGCTACAAAATCGCAGATAAATATGCCAAAATTGTATACAGCAGACCTCAGCTAAATGGGCGATCTTTATCAGAATTGGCCCCAGCAGGTAAAGTATGGAGAACAGGCGCAAATGAATCAGCAGAACTTACATTATACACAACAGTTAAAATTGGTGATAAAATGGTTTCTCCTGGTACTTATTCTTTGTTCACAATTCCAGGAGCAGATAATTGGACAGTGATCATAAACAGTAAATTGAACCAATGGGGTGCTTATTCTTACGATGAAAGTGCAGATGTTGCCAGAGTTATGGGCAAGGTCAGTAAAGGCGCGGAATCTTTGGAAGCCTTCTCTATTACGTTTGATGAAGACAATAACGGTAATTTGGTAATGGGCTGGGGCACCACTAGAGTAACGGTTCCTTTCAGCGTACCTATGTAATCATCACAAAATACAATATTTAAAAACCGGGGCATTTGCTTCGGTTTTTTTTATTGATAAACCATCGCCATTAAAATACCTTTCAATATTACCTTATAAATTAGAAGCTCCACACCATAAGTAATTAACTTTGACCTATGCTAAAAGACTACCTAAAATGGGCTTGGCTATTTCTTAAAAGCTCCAACTTTTATAGAGGGATTCTTTTAACAGTGGCTGTGCTCATCCCCTTGATCAGTTTTGATATTGCCGGACATTTGGCCTACGGCATATCCATTGCCATGGGTGTTTTTCTCAATGCCCCCAGTAATACTCCTGGAACTTTTAAAAGAAAGAATATCAGCACGCTTTTGAGTATTGGCCTCACCATGCTTGTCACATTGATCATTAATTACTCCAAGGTTCATTTTGTAGTCCTAATCGCGGCCTTGCTTTTTGTTTCCTTTTTTGTTTCCTTGATCGCCGCTTACGGGTTTAGGGGTTCATTAATTGCCTTCGCAGGACTCTTAGCAATGACTTTGGCCCTTGCCAGGGACATTTCTGAATTTGGCATTTGGCTGCATGTTGGCCTTATTGGTGTTGGTGGACTTTGGTTCCTGATCATGTCTTGGGCATTCCAATGGTTATCCCCTAAAAAAGATGAAGATCAATTATTATCCGAGACCTTATATCTCACCGGAAGCTATCTGAAAGTTAGGGGGAAATTATTGACCAAAAGGACCAAGAGGGAAAAATTACTTGGTGAGATACTTCACCTTCAGACCCAATTGACCGAAAAACACGAAACCCTTAGAGAACTGCTCCTGAGTGAACGGAAAAAAATTGGTCGTTCTGGTTTTGACGAAAAAAGAGTGCTTATCCTAATAACCTTGGTAGATATCCTGGAACTGGCACTAGCAAACACCTTGAATTACAACCAAATTGATGATCTTTTTGGAGACCAACACCATTTGCTTCCCTTTAGGAAATTGAATATAACCATGGGCAACCATTTACAGGTACTTTCGGAAATCCTAGTGCGCAATAAAAAAATACAGAGCAAGGATGAACTTTTGGAAGCTATTGAAAAGGCCCAAAATGCCATACGGGATTATCTATCTGAAGTGCCCTTGCCAAAAGGTCGTGAGGGTGCCATTATCCTTAGAAATTTATTGGATTACCAAGAGCAGCAAATTGAAAAGGTTCGCTCTATAAGAAGAGTCATGGCGAATGTTGGCAAGGCCAATAAAATAGCCCTCAAAAGAAAGGATGCCCATCAATTTATAACTACCCAGGAATACAGCTTGAACATCCTTTTACAAAATTTAAGTATAAATTCTCCCATCTGTAGGCATGCCCTTAGGCTGACCATTGCCGTTGGAGTTGGATTTTTATTAGGGACCTTGCTGGGAATCAGAAATCCATATTGGATCGTACTTACCTTGATCGTGCTAATGCGACCAAGTTATGGTCTTACCAAGTCGCGTGCCAAGGAGCGTATCATCGGCACCCTGATCGGAGCAGCAGTAGCAGTTTTGATCATCTTGGTGACCAGTAACACCATGGTTTATCAAATACTGGCGGTGATCTCTTTAACCCTGGCATTTTCACTCATCGTACAGAGCTACCGTTCAGCCGCCGCATTTATAACCCTTTTCATCATCTTTGTCTATGCCCTCATCAATCCAAATAGTTTCCAGGTGGTCCAATATAGGATTTTGGATACGGCAATAGGCGCAGGCTTGGCTGTTATTGCAAATTATACCCTATGGCCTACCTGGGAGTTTATGAACATCGATGGTTTTATAAAGGCAATGATCAAAAAGAACAAATCATATTTGTTGGCGATCCAAAGGCTTTACCACTCCAAAGAAATTACGGAACTAGATTATAAAATGCCCAGAAAGGAAGCATTTTTAGCGATAAGCAATTTAAATGCAGCCTTCCAACGTATGACACAGGACCCAAAATCGAAACAAAAAGAAATGGGACTTACCTACGACATAGTGACCTTGAACAACACCTTTCTATCTGCTCTGGCCTCCTTGGGAAGTTTTATACAAAATCATAAAACCACCGAACCCAGTATACATTTTGATGCCTTTATCGCCAATATCCATAATAATTTGGAAGAGACGGAAGCCTTATTGGATAAAGAAAAAAAACCTGAACTATTGGATCATATTGATATGGAAACCGCCAAAAAAGAGCTTCAAGATTCTTATAATGCCCTAGTTAAAGAACGCAATGCGCAAGTACTGGCCGGCGTGACCGTTATTGATCAAGAAATGAAGGTATTATTACAAGAGGCCCATTTAATCTCCAATCAATTGATATGGCTCAAAAGCCTCTCAGAAGATTTAAAAAAGAATACCGCTAAATACGAAACTGTATTTAGCGGGTGATCCTCTTATTATTGGTTGACTTTTTAGTTGACTTTTTTGCCGTCTATAAATACTTGCTCGGCGCTTAAATTTGGAATACTATTCTTGCGAACGGTCATGATATCATCATTTAAAATGACAAAATCGGCCATTTTACCAACTTCGATACTTCCTTTTTCGTTCTCCTCAAAATTTGAATAGGCCGCCCAAATGGTCATCCCTTTTAAGGCTTCCCTTCTGGACAGGGCATCTTTCATCTGGAATCCTCCTTCAGGATAGTTATCGGTATCCATTCTTGCCACTGCCGCATAAAAGGTTAGGAAAGGACTCACTTGCTCCACGGGAAAATCTGTTCCCAATGCCACCTTCCCGGCGCGATTTAATAATTCTTTAAAAGCATAGGCGCCTTTTACACGTTCTTTCCCCAATCTATCAGCGGCCCAATACATATCACTTGTAGCATGGGTTGGTTGAATGGAAGGAATAATTCCCAATTCAAAATAATCAAAATCTTCCGGGGCAATCACTTGCGCATGCTCTATTTTCCATCGTCTGTCCTCTTTACCTTTCAATGCCTCGGCATACGCCTTTAAGACAACTACGTTTGCCGAATCCCCAATAGCATGGGTGTTCATTTGATAGTCTGTAGCTGCGATCCTATCCACTAGGGCCTGTATATCGGCTACTGAGGTAACCATGGCACCAAAATGTCCGGGCTTATCGGAATAGGCTTCCTTCAAAGCTGCCCCTCTGGAACCTAAGGCCCCATCACCGTATACTTTTATAGATCTTACATTAAGCTTTTCGGTCTTAACAATGCCCTTATTTAAATAATAATCAAGATTTTCGGGGGTATTGCTCACCATGGCATAGACCCTAATGGAAAGGTCATCTGCCTGCTGCAGACTATCTATCAGCTCAATAGTGCTTCGGTCCAGACCGGCATCATTGACTGTGGTAAGTCCATAGCTAAGGCTGATACGTTCGGCATCTTTGAGTGCCTGTATTTGGGTTGCCCTGTTCGGCTTAGGAACCACGGCATCTATCATTCCCATGGGATTATCTACCAATATCCCTGTGATCTGGCCATTCTCTTTTACAATCTCTCCGCCACTAACATTTGTATTGGAAGTGATCCCTGCCATATCCAAGGCTTTTTGATTTACCAAATATGCATGACCGTCTACACGTTCCAAGGCCACGGGTGTATTTGGAAATAGCGCATCCAATCCTGTTTTTG encodes the following:
- a CDS encoding FUSC family protein, which encodes MLKDYLKWAWLFLKSSNFYRGILLTVAVLIPLISFDIAGHLAYGISIAMGVFLNAPSNTPGTFKRKNISTLLSIGLTMLVTLIINYSKVHFVVLIAALLFVSFFVSLIAAYGFRGSLIAFAGLLAMTLALARDISEFGIWLHVGLIGVGGLWFLIMSWAFQWLSPKKDEDQLLSETLYLTGSYLKVRGKLLTKRTKREKLLGEILHLQTQLTEKHETLRELLLSERKKIGRSGFDEKRVLILITLVDILELALANTLNYNQIDDLFGDQHHLLPFRKLNITMGNHLQVLSEILVRNKKIQSKDELLEAIEKAQNAIRDYLSEVPLPKGREGAIILRNLLDYQEQQIEKVRSIRRVMANVGKANKIALKRKDAHQFITTQEYSLNILLQNLSINSPICRHALRLTIAVGVGFLLGTLLGIRNPYWIVLTLIVLMRPSYGLTKSRAKERIIGTLIGAAVAVLIILVTSNTMVYQILAVISLTLAFSLIVQSYRSAAAFITLFIIFVYALINPNSFQVVQYRILDTAIGAGLAVIANYTLWPTWEFMNIDGFIKAMIKKNKSYLLAIQRLYHSKEITELDYKMPRKEAFLAISNLNAAFQRMTQDPKSKQKEMGLTYDIVTLNNTFLSALASLGSFIQNHKTTEPSIHFDAFIANIHNNLEETEALLDKEKKPELLDHIDMETAKKELQDSYNALVKERNAQVLAGVTVIDQEMKVLLQEAHLISNQLIWLKSLSEDLKKNTAKYETVFSG
- a CDS encoding amidohydrolase — translated: MKKLLLLVAISLASCAPNKITVDLIVQDAHIYTVNDTFEKASAFAVKDGKFVAVGTSDEINNKYTSLKTITAGGKTIIPGLIDAHCHFYGLGLNQQIVDLVGTKSYQEVLDRVQEFQSKNPVDFIRGRGWDQNDWEVKEFPTKTGLDALFPNTPVALERVDGHAYLVNQKALDMAGITSNTNVSGGEIVKENGQITGILVDNPMGMIDAVVPKPNRATQIQALKDAERISLSYGLTTVNDAGLDRSTIELIDSLQQADDLSIRVYAMVSNTPENLDYYLNKGIVKTEKLNVRSIKVYGDGALGSRGAALKEAYSDKPGHFGAMVTSVADIQALVDRIAATDYQMNTHAIGDSANVVVLKAYAEALKGKEDRRWKIEHAQVIAPEDFDYFELGIIPSIQPTHATSDMYWAADRLGKERVKGAYAFKELLNRAGKVALGTDFPVEQVSPFLTFYAAVARMDTDNYPEGGFQMKDALSRREALKGMTIWAAYSNFEENEKGSIEVGKMADFVILNDDIMTVRKNSIPNLSAEQVFIDGKKVN